One window of the Thiohalophilus sp. genome contains the following:
- a CDS encoding D-alanine--D-alanine ligase family protein: MKKLKVMMLLHPEMVPPEDLTNMDDPRHDKYRTEMDVKLALQTLGHDVLIVPVHDDIAPIRQAIDDWKPHIAFNMLEDFAGFGALDFYIVSYLDMLGIPCTGCNARGLLLSRDKALSKKLMAYHRIRVPRFRVFPMSRKVTMKRAANLPYPMIVKSKIEQGSVGIAQSSYVETPGELIERVQQVHKMTGEDAIAEQYIEGRELYVTVMGNQRLEVFPFRELVFDKLDEGMHRIATYHVKWNDDYREKWGIDYQFARNLPQGMEETIVRIAKRVYRVLEMSGYARLDLRLAGDGTIYVLEANANAAISRDDDVAYAAQKAGYSYQQLIQRLLSLGLRASRA, from the coding sequence ATGAAAAAACTCAAGGTTATGATGCTGTTGCATCCCGAGATGGTACCGCCGGAGGATCTCACCAATATGGACGATCCTCGCCATGACAAGTACCGCACCGAAATGGATGTTAAACTCGCTCTGCAGACACTCGGACATGACGTGCTCATTGTGCCGGTACACGACGATATCGCCCCCATTCGCCAGGCGATTGATGACTGGAAACCTCATATTGCCTTTAACATGCTGGAAGATTTTGCCGGCTTCGGCGCGCTCGATTTCTATATCGTCAGTTATCTCGACATGCTCGGTATTCCCTGCACCGGCTGCAATGCTCGCGGCCTGCTGTTGTCCCGCGACAAGGCGCTGTCAAAAAAACTGATGGCCTATCACCGTATTCGGGTACCGCGCTTTCGGGTTTTTCCCATGTCACGCAAGGTCACCATGAAACGCGCCGCCAATCTGCCCTATCCGATGATCGTCAAATCCAAAATCGAGCAGGGCTCGGTCGGCATCGCCCAGTCCTCCTATGTGGAAACCCCCGGGGAACTGATCGAACGGGTACAACAGGTGCATAAAATGACCGGCGAGGATGCGATCGCCGAACAGTACATCGAGGGACGCGAGTTATATGTCACCGTGATGGGCAACCAGCGACTGGAGGTCTTCCCCTTTCGCGAACTGGTGTTCGACAAACTCGATGAAGGGATGCACCGCATCGCCACCTATCACGTCAAATGGAACGATGACTATCGTGAAAAATGGGGTATCGATTACCAGTTTGCCCGTAATCTCCCCCAGGGCATGGAAGAGACGATCGTGCGTATCGCCAAACGGGTCTACCGGGTACTGGAGATGTCGGGCTATGCCCGGCTGGATTTACGTCTGGCCGGCGACGGGACAATCTATGTGCTGGAAGCCAACGCCAACGCCGCCATCAGCCGCGACGATGATGTGGCCTATGCCGCACAAAAGGCCGGCTACAGCTACCAACAACTCATCCAGAGGCTGCTCAGCCTCGGCCTGCGCGCCAGTCGGGCCTGA
- a CDS encoding putative zinc-binding metallopeptidase, translating into MSAKASKAPRNWPRLSRERLLKLRICDLGLRIEDSTLGAPLKQLYRELEQKQLRFRPHVWLSDEWFCPDGVPGFAMPFFLAHARLRRLEREFMLEVEGGDRAWCMKLMRHETGHALLNAYRLDQRRDWKQTFGRPSIPYPDTYLPRPYSKRYVLNLPNWYAQSHPHEDWAETFAVWLNPGSDWRRRYRNWPALKKLHYVDELMNEIHDKPPRLRNRQRDTPVEKIRTTLGDYYADKIYRYGLDSPEFSDTDLTRLFSADPEYRRHEKASRYIRRHRREVIVIVERWTHEYRYRINEVLNEMIKRCDEMQLRVIDSKQDTFPDLAACVTMLVMSKLHSGGFHIAL; encoded by the coding sequence ATGAGTGCCAAGGCAAGCAAAGCCCCGCGTAACTGGCCCCGGCTGTCCCGGGAGCGGCTATTAAAGTTGCGCATTTGCGATCTGGGACTGCGTATCGAAGACAGCACGCTGGGTGCGCCGCTCAAACAACTCTATCGCGAGCTGGAACAAAAACAATTGCGCTTTCGCCCGCATGTCTGGCTCTCCGATGAGTGGTTCTGTCCCGATGGTGTGCCCGGTTTCGCGATGCCGTTTTTTCTGGCGCATGCCCGCCTGCGACGTCTGGAGCGCGAATTCATGCTCGAGGTCGAAGGCGGCGATCGCGCCTGGTGTATGAAACTGATGCGTCATGAAACCGGCCATGCCCTGCTCAATGCCTATCGCCTGGACCAGCGTCGCGACTGGAAGCAAACCTTCGGCCGACCGTCCATTCCTTACCCCGATACCTATCTGCCCAGACCCTATAGCAAGCGTTACGTGCTCAACCTGCCCAACTGGTATGCCCAGAGCCATCCGCACGAGGACTGGGCCGAAACCTTTGCGGTCTGGCTCAACCCCGGCTCGGACTGGCGCCGCCGTTATCGCAACTGGCCGGCATTGAAAAAACTCCATTATGTCGATGAGCTGATGAACGAAATTCATGACAAGCCGCCGCGATTGCGCAACCGCCAGAGGGATACGCCGGTCGAAAAAATCCGCACCACGCTGGGGGATTATTATGCCGACAAGATCTACCGCTACGGACTCGACAGCCCGGAATTCTCCGACACGGATCTCACCCGGCTGTTTTCCGCCGACCCCGAGTACCGGCGCCACGAGAAAGCCTCGCGCTATATCCGCCGACACCGGCGCGAAGTCATCGTAATTGTCGAGCGCTGGACCCATGAATACCGCTATCGCATCAACGAAGTGCTTAACGAAATGATAAAACGTTGCGACGAAATGCAACTGCGTGTCATCGACAGCAAGCAGGACACCTTTCCCGATCTGGCCGCCTGCGTCACCATGCTGGTGATGAGCAAACTCCACAGCGGAGGTTTTCATATCGCCTTATGA
- a CDS encoding MBL fold metallo-hydrolase, with protein sequence MLFRQVIEPDSSTYTYLLHCPDSGKTALIDPVLDTVERDLKMLNELGLELDFTLDTHVHADHLTGAKRLKELTGSRIVGPAVDQLPCTDIGVREGEPFRLGIIDIHPLYTPGHTDHHHAYLIDNGTHKMLFSGDALLIEACGRTDFQSGDAATLYRSIHDKFFTLPDDTLVYPCHDYEGRFVTTIAQEKIRNPRLGNNKSLEEFVEIMDNMDLPYPRKIDFAVPGNELCGACPENVPDKYRAPCDRHDQG encoded by the coding sequence ATGTTATTTCGCCAGGTCATTGAGCCGGATTCCTCTACCTATACTTATTTGTTGCATTGTCCCGATAGCGGCAAGACCGCGCTGATCGATCCGGTACTGGATACAGTGGAGCGGGATCTGAAAATGCTGAACGAGCTGGGACTGGAGCTGGACTTTACGCTCGACACGCATGTGCATGCCGATCACCTGACCGGTGCCAAACGCCTCAAGGAGTTGACCGGCAGCCGGATTGTCGGCCCGGCTGTCGATCAGTTGCCGTGTACCGATATCGGTGTTCGTGAAGGCGAGCCATTTCGTCTCGGTATTATCGACATTCACCCGCTGTATACGCCGGGACATACCGATCACCATCATGCCTATTTGATCGATAACGGCACGCACAAAATGCTGTTCAGCGGCGATGCCCTGTTGATCGAGGCCTGTGGGCGCACCGATTTTCAGTCCGGGGATGCGGCGACGCTGTATCGCAGTATTCATGACAAGTTCTTTACTCTGCCGGATGACACGCTGGTTTATCCCTGCCACGATTATGAAGGGCGCTTTGTGACCACCATTGCCCAGGAGAAAATCCGCAATCCCCGCCTGGGTAACAACAAGAGCCTGGAGGAGTTTGTCGAAATCATGGACAACATGGACCTGCCCTATCCACGCAAGATCGACTTTGCCGTGCCCGGTAACGAGCTGTGTGGTGCCTGCCCGGAAAATGTGCCGGATAAATACCGGGCCCCCTGCGATCGCCACGATCAGGGTTGA
- a CDS encoding DUF302 domain-containing protein translates to MKKVMFLLLTAGLMVTVAAQGAQLPDIKLEQTVVKMPLQEGISMNEAVDSMKLRANMHNMNLVAELPLSKQVEAMGKKARRMEIFQFCDPLTAQRMVEANINFAAYLPCRIALVEDAKGRGWLVMMNLDMMLNGATLTDELKAEATRVRDALMDIMQAGAEGAL, encoded by the coding sequence ATGAAAAAGGTGATGTTCTTGCTATTAACTGCCGGCCTGATGGTCACCGTTGCCGCGCAGGGGGCCCAGCTTCCCGATATCAAACTGGAACAGACCGTGGTGAAAATGCCTCTGCAAGAGGGAATCAGTATGAATGAGGCGGTCGATTCGATGAAACTGCGGGCCAATATGCATAACATGAATCTGGTCGCCGAGTTGCCGCTGTCCAAACAGGTGGAAGCCATGGGCAAAAAGGCCCGGCGAATGGAAATTTTCCAGTTCTGCGATCCGCTGACCGCGCAGCGCATGGTCGAGGCGAACATTAATTTCGCCGCCTATCTGCCGTGCCGGATTGCCCTGGTGGAAGATGCAAAAGGCCGGGGCTGGCTGGTGATGATGAATCTCGACATGATGCTCAATGGCGCCACCCTGACCGATGAACTTAAAGCCGAGGCCACTCGCGTGCGTGATGCGCTGATGGATATCATGCAGGCCGGTGCCGAGGGTGCCCTTTAA
- a CDS encoding prolyl oligopeptidase family serine peptidase, with translation MSFAQRGLWHRDRRGGGKWLFIVLLGVVLAAPLVWLGWPVRGDPSERFVDRRGEIEQVQVTRQWQTQESRYQHLTLTSSSGLQVKMTVRRPRTGNGARPLMLLLGGAGTGRQAAELVQDTGNMVVASISYPYQGPEELSGWQGLWHFDQIQLAILDTTPALLLAVEYLARQAYVDPGRMELVGVSLGAFFAGTAGALEERFRRVWLVQGAADPRAVYEYRLREQIAFEPARALVARILGLLTASEDLKPERWVGKISPRPVVVISSRGDSAYPPASVVALHASLREPYELEWLSGEHVTPGRPGVLKQLNEQVVQRIVAEEKWRDTPSP, from the coding sequence ATGAGTTTTGCACAACGGGGTTTGTGGCATCGGGATCGACGTGGCGGAGGCAAATGGCTGTTCATTGTGTTGCTGGGGGTTGTCCTGGCGGCACCCCTGGTATGGCTGGGCTGGCCGGTACGGGGGGATCCCAGCGAGCGTTTTGTTGATCGTCGCGGCGAGATCGAACAGGTGCAGGTCACCCGCCAGTGGCAAACGCAGGAGTCGCGCTATCAGCACCTGACACTGACATCCAGCAGCGGTCTGCAGGTCAAGATGACAGTACGTCGACCGCGGACAGGGAATGGTGCGCGACCCCTGATGTTATTGCTGGGCGGCGCCGGTACCGGCCGCCAGGCGGCGGAACTGGTGCAGGACACCGGCAACATGGTGGTCGCGTCCATCTCCTATCCCTACCAGGGGCCGGAGGAGCTTTCCGGCTGGCAGGGTTTGTGGCACTTCGACCAGATACAGCTGGCCATACTGGATACCACGCCGGCGCTGTTGCTGGCCGTCGAGTACCTGGCCCGGCAGGCGTATGTCGATCCCGGGCGGATGGAACTGGTGGGGGTCAGTCTCGGTGCCTTCTTTGCCGGAACCGCGGGGGCCCTGGAAGAACGTTTCCGTCGTGTCTGGCTGGTGCAGGGGGCGGCCGATCCGCGCGCGGTGTATGAATACCGTTTGCGCGAGCAGATCGCCTTTGAGCCGGCCCGCGCGCTGGTCGCCCGGATACTCGGTTTGCTGACGGCCAGCGAGGATCTGAAGCCGGAGCGCTGGGTCGGGAAAATCTCCCCGCGGCCAGTGGTAGTCATCAGCTCCCGAGGCGATAGCGCCTATCCACCGGCCAGTGTGGTGGCCCTGCATGCCTCGTTACGCGAGCCGTATGAACTGGAATGGTTGTCGGGGGAACATGTGACCCCGGGCCGACCCGGGGTGCTGAAACAACTGAACGAACAGGTGGTCCAACGGATTGTCGCGGAAGAAAAATGGCGAGATACACCCTCGCCCTGA
- a CDS encoding c-type cytochrome — translation MMYRKLTRGFGLLILLAMSASPSLAMEDEIQGLMLIIEQRLEDPAARQEAMRAGRNRALLCSYCHGNDGNSVKPDVPNLAGQNPVYLLDQIGKFARGERKNFVMNSLAKDFTLDDKVNLAIYFARQTVKARPQDEALAASGKRLYAQRCVGCHGERGHGTAEYARLAGQRPAYLRLTLERFRAYDRGEQQAAENVRRSPIMESIAARLSDENIEVLAAYLAGLE, via the coding sequence ATGATGTACCGAAAACTGACGCGGGGATTCGGCCTGTTGATATTACTGGCGATGTCAGCATCGCCGTCGCTGGCAATGGAGGATGAGATACAGGGACTGATGTTGATCATCGAACAGCGGCTGGAAGATCCGGCGGCCAGGCAGGAAGCGATGCGGGCCGGTCGCAACCGGGCGCTGTTATGCAGTTATTGCCACGGTAATGACGGTAACAGTGTCAAACCCGATGTCCCGAATCTGGCCGGTCAGAATCCGGTCTATCTGCTGGATCAGATCGGCAAGTTTGCCCGGGGTGAGCGAAAAAACTTTGTCATGAATTCGTTGGCAAAGGATTTTACGCTGGATGACAAGGTGAATCTGGCGATTTACTTTGCGCGTCAGACGGTAAAGGCACGACCGCAGGATGAAGCGCTGGCCGCGAGTGGAAAGCGTCTTTACGCACAACGGTGTGTCGGCTGTCATGGGGAGCGGGGCCACGGCACGGCCGAATATGCCCGGCTGGCCGGCCAGCGGCCGGCATATCTGCGCCTGACGCTCGAACGCTTTCGTGCCTATGATCGGGGCGAACAGCAGGCGGCAGAGAATGTCCGGCGCAGTCCGATCATGGAGTCCATTGCCGCCCGGTTAAGCGATGAAAATATTGAGGTACTGGCCGCCTATCTGGCCGGACTGGAATAG